Proteins encoded by one window of Clostridium cagae:
- a CDS encoding N-acetylneuraminate synthase family protein — protein MKTYIIAEIGINHNGDIRIAKKLIDIAVISGCDAVKFQKRTIDKVYSKEMLDSPRISPWGNTQRSQKEGLEFNEKEYDEINEYCKTKGIDWFASAWDIDSQKFLQKYGLKYNKVASAMLTNYELLKEIASEGKYTFISTGMSNYEEIDRAIEVFKNENCEFELMHCNSTYPMRNEDANLSMIKKLKEKYNCKVGYSGHETGTLVSICAVTLGATSIERHITLDKTMYGSDQGASIEPCELCKLVKDIREVEKILGNGEKILSQAELEVKKKLRG, from the coding sequence ATGAAAACATATATAATAGCAGAAATAGGAATTAATCATAACGGAGATATAAGAATAGCTAAAAAGCTTATCGATATAGCAGTAATATCAGGATGTGATGCAGTTAAATTTCAAAAGAGAACAATTGATAAAGTTTATAGTAAAGAAATGCTTGATAGTCCCCGTATAAGTCCTTGGGGAAATACTCAAAGATCACAAAAGGAAGGACTTGAATTTAATGAAAAAGAGTATGATGAGATTAATGAATATTGTAAAACTAAAGGAATAGATTGGTTTGCATCAGCATGGGACATAGATTCACAAAAGTTTTTACAAAAATATGGCTTAAAATATAATAAAGTAGCTTCAGCTATGCTTACTAATTATGAATTATTAAAAGAAATTGCAAGTGAAGGAAAATATACTTTTATATCAACAGGAATGAGTAATTATGAAGAAATTGATAGAGCAATAGAAGTATTTAAAAATGAAAACTGTGAATTTGAATTAATGCATTGTAATAGTACATATCCGATGAGAAATGAAGATGCTAATTTATCAATGATTAAGAAATTAAAAGAAAAATATAATTGCAAAGTTGGTTATAGTGGACATGAAACAGGAACTTTAGTTAGTATTTGTGCAGTAACTCTTGGTGCTACATCTATTGAGAGACATATAACTTTAGATAAAACAATGTATGGTTCAGATCAAGGAGCATCTATAGAACCATGTGAATTATGTAAACTAGTCAAAGATATTAGAGAAGTAGAAAAAATATTAGGAAATGGAGAGAAGATATTGAGTCAAGCTGAATTAGAAGTGAAAAAAAAATTAAGAGGTTAA
- the rfbG gene encoding CDP-glucose 4,6-dehydratase: MEGMGLMLEFYNQKRVFITGHTGFKGSWLTKILIMAGAKVTGFSLMSNTNPSLFNIINIKEDINSIIGDIRDLEHLKKELCNCKPDIVFHLAAQPLVRESYKNPVYTYETNVMGTVNLLESIRNCKSVRSVVIITTDKVYKNNEWDWGYREIDPLDGFDPYSNSKSCSELVIRSYKNSFFSDQESAISTARAGNVIGGGDFSEDRIIPDCIRAAIKKEDIVVRNPKSIRPYQHVFEALLGYLLIAEKQYNHKYFEGSYNIGPNEGGCVTTANLVETFCNLWGNMKWIRNIENTHFYESNLLKLDCSKIKNKLGWKPKLSIKEAVDLTIEWTKCYYSKDNINELMKNQINGYFKEFL; the protein is encoded by the coding sequence ATGGAAGGTATGGGATTAATGCTTGAGTTTTATAATCAAAAAAGGGTTTTTATAACAGGACATACTGGATTTAAAGGAAGTTGGCTTACCAAGATTTTAATTATGGCAGGAGCTAAAGTTACTGGATTTTCATTAATGTCTAATACAAATCCTTCTTTATTCAATATTATTAATATAAAAGAGGATATCAATTCAATTATTGGAGATATAAGAGATTTAGAGCATTTAAAAAAAGAATTATGCAATTGCAAACCAGATATTGTATTTCATTTAGCGGCACAACCTTTAGTTAGAGAATCATATAAAAATCCAGTATACACATATGAGACAAATGTAATGGGAACTGTAAATTTGCTTGAAAGCATAAGAAATTGTAAAAGTGTACGTTCGGTAGTTATTATCACAACAGATAAGGTTTATAAAAATAATGAATGGGATTGGGGGTATCGTGAAATTGATCCATTAGATGGTTTTGATCCTTATTCTAATAGTAAATCTTGTTCTGAACTTGTTATTCGTAGTTATAAAAATTCTTTCTTTTCAGATCAAGAATCAGCTATATCTACAGCCAGAGCTGGTAATGTAATAGGTGGTGGTGATTTCTCAGAAGATAGAATAATCCCAGATTGTATTAGAGCAGCTATTAAGAAAGAAGATATTGTTGTTAGAAATCCAAAATCTATTAGACCTTATCAACACGTCTTTGAAGCACTTTTAGGATATTTGTTGATTGCAGAAAAGCAATACAATCATAAGTATTTTGAAGGAAGTTATAACATAGGACCAAATGAAGGTGGATGTGTCACTACAGCTAATCTTGTTGAAACATTTTGTAACTTATGGGGAAATATGAAATGGATAAGGAATATAGAAAATACTCATTTTTATGAATCAAACCTTTTGAAGCTAGATTGTTCAAAAATAAAAAATAAACTTGGATGGAAGCCTAAATTAAGTATAAAAGAGGCTGTTGATTTAACTATAGAATGGACAAAATGTTATTATTCAAAGGATAATATAAACGAATTAATGAAAAATCAAATAAATGGATATTTTAAAGAATTTTTATAA
- the rfbF gene encoding glucose-1-phosphate cytidylyltransferase produces MKVVILAGGYGTRISEESHLRPKPMIEIGGNPILWHIMKGYSYYGFNEFIICCGYKGHMIKEYFANYYIYSSDITFEFPKNNKISIHSNVAEPWKVTLVDTGIDTMTGGRLKRVQKYVGDETFMLTYGDGVSDININNLLEFHKQNNKIATLTAIQPEARFGIINIDEDNRTVTSFDEKSKENGSWINGGYMVLEPKIFEYIKGDNTFLEKQPMENLAKDKMLNAYKHNGFWKCMDTQRDKELLEKLWRENNAKWKVWD; encoded by the coding sequence ATGAAAGTAGTGATACTTGCAGGTGGATATGGGACTAGAATATCAGAAGAATCCCATTTAAGACCAAAACCTATGATTGAAATTGGAGGTAATCCAATATTATGGCACATAATGAAAGGTTATTCCTATTATGGATTTAATGAATTCATAATTTGTTGTGGATATAAAGGGCATATGATAAAAGAATATTTTGCAAATTATTATATATATAGTTCAGATATTACTTTTGAATTTCCTAAAAATAATAAAATCTCAATTCATTCAAACGTTGCAGAGCCATGGAAAGTGACATTAGTTGATACTGGCATTGATACTATGACTGGAGGAAGACTTAAAAGAGTTCAAAAGTATGTAGGAGATGAAACTTTTATGCTGACATATGGAGATGGAGTCAGTGATATTAATATTAATAATTTATTAGAATTTCATAAACAAAATAACAAAATAGCAACATTAACAGCAATTCAACCAGAGGCAAGATTTGGAATAATTAATATAGATGAGGATAACAGAACTGTAACATCATTTGATGAAAAGTCTAAGGAAAATGGAAGCTGGATTAATGGGGGTTATATGGTTTTAGAACCTAAAATTTTTGAGTATATTAAGGGGGATAATACGTTTTTAGAAAAGCAACCTATGGAGAATCTTGCAAAAGATAAAATGTTAAATGCGTATAAGCATAATGGATTTTGGAAATGTATGGATACTCAAAGAGATAAAGAATTACTTGAAAAACTATGGAGAGAAAATAATGCTAAATGGAAGGTATGGGATTAA